GGCGGCGCACTTCGCCCTGTTTGCCTTTCCGGCCCTTGGCGCGTTGAAACGGACGCCGATGGTGGTCCATTTTCACGGTCCCTGGGCCGCCGAGTCGCAGGCCGAGGGCGCCTCGGGTCTGTCCATCAAGGCCAAATGGCTGCTGGAGCGCCGGGTATATCGCCGCGCCGAGCGGCTCGTCGTTTTGTCCGAGGCATTTAAACAGGTGCTCGTGGAATCGTACGGCATCGAACCGGACCGCATCCGTATCGTGCGGGGCGGGGTGCATCTGGAAAGGTTTACGGTAGACGTCTCCCGCGCCGACGCGCGCCGGCGCTTGGGCTGGCCGGTCGACCGCCCGACGCTGCTGGTCGTCCGCCGGCTGGCGCGGCGCATGGGCCTCGAAAACCTGATCGACGCGATGGACCGTGTCCGCCGGGCCCATCCGGACGCCCTGTTGATGATTGCCGGCAGCGGCCCTATCCGCGAGGAGCTGGAAGCCCGCATCGCCGAACACAACCTGTCCGAACACGTCCGCCTTCTCGGCTTTGTCCCCGAGGACGACCTGCCGGCCTCGTACGCCGCGGCCGATTTCTCCATCGTGCCCACCGTGGCGCTCGAGGGCTTCGGGCTGATCACGGTGGAATCCATGGCGACCGGCACCCCCGTGCTCGTGACCAACATCGGCGGGCTGCCGGAAGTCGTGCGCGACCTCTCGGCGGACCTCATCATGCCCGACGCCGGCGTAGACACCCTCGCGGCGTATATCGGCGACGTGTTGGCCGGCCGGCTCGTGTTGCCGTCGGCCGCGGCGTGCCGGCGATTTGTCGAAGAGCGCTACACGTGGTCGGCCATCGCGCGGCAAACCCGCGACGTATACGAAGAGGTGCTGCGGTGAAGCCTCGCATCTTGTTTGTCGACCACGCCGGCGTCCTCGGTGGCGCTGAATTGTACCTGCTCGATGTAGCGACCCGGCTTAAGGACCGCGCGCACGTCGTCGTGTTCGAACCTGGGCCGTTTGTCGACCGCCTGCGCGAGGCCGGCGTATCGGTCGATGTCCTGGCCGCGCCTTCGGCGCTGCTGGGGGTCGAGCGAGAGGGTGATGCACGGGGGGATCTGAAGGCCATCCCGGCCGTGCTGGGAATGATGAACCGCGTCCGGCGGCTGGCCCGCTCGTACGATGTCATCTTCGCCAACTCGCAAAAGGGGATGATCGTGGCCGCGCTTGCCGGCTTCCTGGCGCGCCGGCCGGTGATCTGGAACCTCCATGACATCCTTACGGCGGACCATTTCAGTGGCGCGCACCGCGCGCTGGCCGTCCAGATGGCCAACCGGCTCATCCGCCGGGTGATCGTAAATTCCGAAGCCACCCGCGTCTCGTTCACCGCCAGCGGTGGACGAACGCCCACCGCGACCGTCTTCAACGGCCACGACCCGGCGGTTTTCGACCGCGTCCCCGAGGCCGACATCGCCGCGCAGCGAATGGCGCTCGGGGCGGACCGGTATCGGCTGGTGGGTGTCTTCAGTCGGCTCGCGCCCTGGAAAGGGCAACACGTGTTGCTTCACGCCCTGCCCGCGCTGCCCGACGTACGGGCCGTGCTGGTGGGCGGCGCTTTGTTTCAGGACGACCGGGACTATGAGGCGCAACTCCGCCAGGAGGCGGAGGCGCTGGGCGTGGCGGACCGCGTAATGTTTCTGGGCTTCCGGTCGGACGTGCCGCTGCTCATGCGCAGCATGGACATCGTCGCGCACACCTCGGTCTCTCCCGAGCCGTTCGGACGGGTGATCGTGGAGGGGATGCTGGCCGGCAAGCCCGTCATCGCCGCCGGCGCCGGCGGGGCCCTCGAAATCATCGACGATCCGTCCGTCGGCCTGTGCACGCCTCCGGGCGACACCACGGCGCTCGAACGGGCGATCCGCGGCGTGCTCGACGATCCCGCGCGGGCCGAGCGCATGGCGCGTGCCGGCCGGGCGTCCGCCGAGGATCGATTTACCATCGACCGCACCGTTCAAGATATCAACGATCAGATTACCCACGTGCTTGGTGATTCCTATGGCGCTACAACGCATAAAACAGCCGCTCCTCCGATTCAAGTTTGAGGTGCGATCGCTGCTCGCCCGCGAACCGGGTCTGCGGGTGTTCTACCAGCCATTTATCTGGTGGGCGCAGCGGAAGGCCGTGGGGCACATTGACCCCGCGGAGTGCACCGTTGCGGCCGATACACAGTTTGTGATCGATGGCTTCCAGGGCTCGGGCAACAGCTTCGCCACGGTGGCCTTCAAACGAAGCCAGGAGCGGCCGTTGCGGCTGGCGCATCACCTGCACTCGCCGGCCCAGATCATCCAGGCCGCCCGCGCCGGCAAACCCGTGCTCGTCACCATCCGCGAGCCCCGCGGCGCGGCCATATCCCTCGTCACGCGGTGGCCTTACGTCTCCCTGCGCCAGGCCGTGCGGGGGTACATCCACTTTTATGAGAAAGTCCTACCCGTCGCCGCGGCGTGCGTGATCAGTCCGTTTGAACTGACCACCAACCACCTCGATCAGGTCTTCGGGGCCGTGAACGCCCGTTATGGCACCGATTTCGGGATCTTCCACCACACCGAGGCCAACATGAACGCCCTGCGGGATCCGGAGAAGCTGGACTCCGCCGGCGAGCGCAAACGCAAGGAGATGAAGGCCGCGATGCAGGCCGAACTCAAGAAGTCCGACTACGCGGCGCTGCTCCAGCGCGCCGAAGACGTGTACCGGAAGATGTCGGCCCACGGCCTCGCCCTGCGCGAGTCGCACCCGGTGGAC
This DNA window, taken from Rhodothermales bacterium, encodes the following:
- a CDS encoding glycosyltransferase family 4 protein, with translation MHPTLHPSPPATALRTLRALQIGVGWLPDEKGAGLDRVFYALSQHLPDAGVAVRGLVVGRPDVRDRTGGVVRSFAQPTDSLPARLRAVRAEVKAALAAETFDLVAAHFALFAFPALGALKRTPMVVHFHGPWAAESQAEGASGLSIKAKWLLERRVYRRAERLVVLSEAFKQVLVESYGIEPDRIRIVRGGVHLERFTVDVSRADARRRLGWPVDRPTLLVVRRLARRMGLENLIDAMDRVRRAHPDALLMIAGSGPIREELEARIAEHNLSEHVRLLGFVPEDDLPASYAAADFSIVPTVALEGFGLITVESMATGTPVLVTNIGGLPEVVRDLSADLIMPDAGVDTLAAYIGDVLAGRLVLPSAAACRRFVEERYTWSAIARQTRDVYEEVLR
- a CDS encoding glycosyltransferase family 4 protein, with the translated sequence MKPRILFVDHAGVLGGAELYLLDVATRLKDRAHVVVFEPGPFVDRLREAGVSVDVLAAPSALLGVEREGDARGDLKAIPAVLGMMNRVRRLARSYDVIFANSQKGMIVAALAGFLARRPVIWNLHDILTADHFSGAHRALAVQMANRLIRRVIVNSEATRVSFTASGGRTPTATVFNGHDPAVFDRVPEADIAAQRMALGADRYRLVGVFSRLAPWKGQHVLLHALPALPDVRAVLVGGALFQDDRDYEAQLRQEAEALGVADRVMFLGFRSDVPLLMRSMDIVAHTSVSPEPFGRVIVEGMLAGKPVIAAGAGGALEIIDDPSVGLCTPPGDTTALERAIRGVLDDPARAERMARAGRASAEDRFTIDRTVQDINDQITHVLGDSYGATTHKTAAPPIQV